The Syngnathus typhle isolate RoL2023-S1 ecotype Sweden linkage group LG16, RoL_Styp_1.0, whole genome shotgun sequence genome includes a region encoding these proteins:
- the bmp4 gene encoding bone morphogenetic protein 4 isoform X2, protein MIPGNRMLMVIFICQVLLGESNHASLIPEEGKKKVPGLQGRWDAQSHELLRDFEATLLHMFGLKKRPRPSRSPAAVPRYMLDLYRLQSGEGDESGGEIAFEYPERSASRANTVRGFHHEEHMERVHELGESEATPLRFLFNLSSIPEDELLSSAELRLYRQQIAEAGGDNNNNNKTGLHRINVYEVLKAPRPGQLITQLLDTRLVRHNASRWESFDVSPAVLRWTRERRPNHGLAVEVLHLDRTPRRRGEHVRVSRSLHQEPGEDWEQLRPLLVTFGHDGKGHPLTKRTKRSPKQRGRKRNRNCRRHALYVDFSDVGWNDWIVAPPGYQAYYCHGECPFPLADHLNSTNHAIVQTLVNSVNNNIPKACCVPTELSAISMLYLDENDKVVLKNYQEMVVEGCGCR, encoded by the exons ATGATTCCTGGTAATCGAATGCTGATGGTCATTTTCATATGCCAAGTCCTGCTGGGAGAGAGCAACCATGCCAGTCTGATaccagaagaaggaaaaaagaaagtgcCGGGCCTGCAGGGTCGTTGGGACGCTCAGAGCCATGAACTGCTGCGGGACTTTGAGGCCACCCTGCTGCACATGTTCGGCCTCAAGAAGCGACCCCGGCCCAGCCGCTCGCCCGCCGCCGTGCCGCGCTACATGCTGGACCTCTATCGGCTGCAATCCGGCGAGGGAGACGAGTCGGGGGGCGAAATCGCCTTCGAGTACCCGGAAAGGTCGGCGAGCCGAGCCAACACTGTGAGGGGATTCCACCATGAAG AGCACATGGAGAGAGTGCACGAGTTGGGCGAGAGTGAGGCCACGCCCCTCCGTTTCCTGTTCAACCTCAGCAGCATTCCAGAGGACGAGCTGCTCTCCTCGGCCGAACTGCGCCTCTACCGACAGCAGATAGCCGAGGCGGGcggcgacaacaacaacaacaacaaaacgggCCTCCACCGGATCAACGTGTACGAGGTGCTGAAGGCCCCGCGGCCCGGCCAGCTCATCACGCAGCTTCTGGACACGCGGCTGGTACGACACAACGCGTCGCGCTGGGAGAGCTTCGACGTCAGCCCCGCCGTGCTGCGCTGGACTCGCGAGCGCCGCCCCAACCACGGCTTGGCCGTGGAGGTCCTGCACCTGGACCGGACGCCACGCCGTCGGGGCGAGCACGTCCGGGTCAGTCGCTCGCTCCACCAGGAGCCCGGCGAGGACTGGGAGCAGCTGCGCCCCCTCTTGGTGACGTTCGGCCATGACGGCAAAGGTCACCCGTTGACCAAGCGGACCAAGCGCAGCCCAAAGCAGCGGGGACGCAAACGCAACCGTAACTGCCGGCGCCACGCGCTCTACGTCGATTTCAGCGACGTGGGTTGGAATGACTGGATAGTGGCGCCCCCTGGCTACCAGGCCTACTACTGCCACGGGGAATGCCCTTTCCCGCTGGCAGATCACCTCAACTCTACCAACCACGCCATTGTTCAGACACTGGTGAACTCTGTGAACAACAACATTCCCAAGGCCTGCTGTGTGCCCACGGAGCTCAGCGCCATCTCCATGCTCTACTTGGACGAAAACGATAAAGTGGTGCTGAAAAACTACCAGGAAATGGTGGTGGAGGGCTGCGGCTGCCGCTAA
- the bmp4 gene encoding bone morphogenetic protein 4 isoform X1: MRAVQRRVFHLSSAPLTLRFRNRLTPTFSCIRPTQPNISWKNVPAACSQQTWTVFPCFILCRDIMIPGNRMLMVIFICQVLLGESNHASLIPEEGKKKVPGLQGRWDAQSHELLRDFEATLLHMFGLKKRPRPSRSPAAVPRYMLDLYRLQSGEGDESGGEIAFEYPERSASRANTVRGFHHEEHMERVHELGESEATPLRFLFNLSSIPEDELLSSAELRLYRQQIAEAGGDNNNNNKTGLHRINVYEVLKAPRPGQLITQLLDTRLVRHNASRWESFDVSPAVLRWTRERRPNHGLAVEVLHLDRTPRRRGEHVRVSRSLHQEPGEDWEQLRPLLVTFGHDGKGHPLTKRTKRSPKQRGRKRNRNCRRHALYVDFSDVGWNDWIVAPPGYQAYYCHGECPFPLADHLNSTNHAIVQTLVNSVNNNIPKACCVPTELSAISMLYLDENDKVVLKNYQEMVVEGCGCR, encoded by the exons ATGAGAGCGGTACAGAGGCGTGTTTTCCATCTCTCCAGCGCACCTTTGACTTTAAGATTCAG GAACAGGCTCACTCCTACGTTCTCCTGCATCCGCCCAACGCAACCTAACATTTCCTGGAAGAACGTGCCCGCCGCCTGCTCCCAACAAACATGGACTGTTTTCCCATGCTTTATTTTGTGTCG AGACATCATGATTCCTGGTAATCGAATGCTGATGGTCATTTTCATATGCCAAGTCCTGCTGGGAGAGAGCAACCATGCCAGTCTGATaccagaagaaggaaaaaagaaagtgcCGGGCCTGCAGGGTCGTTGGGACGCTCAGAGCCATGAACTGCTGCGGGACTTTGAGGCCACCCTGCTGCACATGTTCGGCCTCAAGAAGCGACCCCGGCCCAGCCGCTCGCCCGCCGCCGTGCCGCGCTACATGCTGGACCTCTATCGGCTGCAATCCGGCGAGGGAGACGAGTCGGGGGGCGAAATCGCCTTCGAGTACCCGGAAAGGTCGGCGAGCCGAGCCAACACTGTGAGGGGATTCCACCATGAAG AGCACATGGAGAGAGTGCACGAGTTGGGCGAGAGTGAGGCCACGCCCCTCCGTTTCCTGTTCAACCTCAGCAGCATTCCAGAGGACGAGCTGCTCTCCTCGGCCGAACTGCGCCTCTACCGACAGCAGATAGCCGAGGCGGGcggcgacaacaacaacaacaacaaaacgggCCTCCACCGGATCAACGTGTACGAGGTGCTGAAGGCCCCGCGGCCCGGCCAGCTCATCACGCAGCTTCTGGACACGCGGCTGGTACGACACAACGCGTCGCGCTGGGAGAGCTTCGACGTCAGCCCCGCCGTGCTGCGCTGGACTCGCGAGCGCCGCCCCAACCACGGCTTGGCCGTGGAGGTCCTGCACCTGGACCGGACGCCACGCCGTCGGGGCGAGCACGTCCGGGTCAGTCGCTCGCTCCACCAGGAGCCCGGCGAGGACTGGGAGCAGCTGCGCCCCCTCTTGGTGACGTTCGGCCATGACGGCAAAGGTCACCCGTTGACCAAGCGGACCAAGCGCAGCCCAAAGCAGCGGGGACGCAAACGCAACCGTAACTGCCGGCGCCACGCGCTCTACGTCGATTTCAGCGACGTGGGTTGGAATGACTGGATAGTGGCGCCCCCTGGCTACCAGGCCTACTACTGCCACGGGGAATGCCCTTTCCCGCTGGCAGATCACCTCAACTCTACCAACCACGCCATTGTTCAGACACTGGTGAACTCTGTGAACAACAACATTCCCAAGGCCTGCTGTGTGCCCACGGAGCTCAGCGCCATCTCCATGCTCTACTTGGACGAAAACGATAAAGTGGTGCTGAAAAACTACCAGGAAATGGTGGTGGAGGGCTGCGGCTGCCGCTAA